The Euphorbia lathyris chromosome 2, ddEupLath1.1, whole genome shotgun sequence genome includes a window with the following:
- the LOC136219804 gene encoding dual specificity protein phosphatase 1 codes for MENVDSAIKKQIASLLRIISVTRCFKEDNIPCQIEEGLFLGSLGAANNKDALKSKNITHILTVANSLAPAHKNDFVYKVIAVADREDTNLRQYFDECFKFIDEAKSQGGGVLVHCFIGKSRSVTIVVAYLMKNHGMSLSQAFDHVKSRRSKAGPNPGFIAQLEDFERSLQGIRI; via the exons ATGGAGAATGTTGATAGTGCCATTAAGAAACAAATAGCATCTCTTTTGCGAATTATAAGTGTTACAAGGTGCTTTAAGGAGGACAACATCCCATGCCAAATTGAAGAG GGCTTGTTCTTGGGTTCTCTTGGTGCTGCTAATAACAAGGATGCACTGAAAAGCAAGAACATTACACATATCTTGACTGTAGCTAATTCCTTGGCTCCTGCTCATAAGAATGATTTTGTATATAAGGTTATTGCAG TCGCGGACAGAGAAGACACAAATTTGAGACAGTACTTTGATGAGTGTTTCAAGTTTATCGATGAAGCTAAAAGTCAGGGTGGTGGTGTTTTGGTTCATTGCTTTATCGGAAAATCAAGAAG CGTGACGATTGTCGTTGCTTATCTTATGAAAAATCATGGCATGAGCCTATCACAAGCTTTTGACCATGTGAAAAGCAGACGATCTAAGGCTGGTCCTAATCCAGGTTTCATTGCACAATTGGAAGATTTTGAGAGATCTCTTCAAG GTATCAGAATATAA
- the LOC136216695 gene encoding transcription factor MUTE, translating into MSHIAVERNRRRQMNEHLKVLRSLTPCFYIKRADQASIIGGVIDFIKELHQVLQALESKKRRKSISPSPSPKPLQLTSSIQQPDHTLLYGQENVNDLTAACCNSSVADVEAKISGSNVILKIISKRIPGQIVRIIHVLESFSFQVLNLNISSMEDTVLYSFVVQIGLECQLSVEELAVEVQKSFFHDQVYTNQM; encoded by the exons ATGTCACACATAGCTGTTGAAAGAAACAGGAGAAGACAGATGAATGAGCATCTCAAAGTCTTACGTTCCTTGACCCCTTGTTTCTACATCAAAAGg GCGGACCAAGCATCTATAATAGGAGGAGTAATAGATTTCATAAAAGAGTTGCACCAAGTTTTACAAGCTTTGGAGTCCAAGAAACGAAGGAAGAGTATAAGCCCTAGTCCTAGCCCTAAGCCGCTGCAGCTGACGAGTAGTATCCAGCAGCCTGATCACACCCTTTTGTATGGGCAGGAAAATGTTAATGACCTAACTGCTGCGTGCTGCAATTCTTCAGTTGCGGATGTGGAAGCAAAAATCTCAGGATCTAATGtgattttgaaaataatatcaaaacgAATTCCAGGTCAAATTGTCAGGATAATCCATGTCTTggaaagtttttcttttcaggtCCTTAATCTCAATATCAGTAGTATGGAAGACACTGTTCTCTACTCCTTTGTTGTTCAG ATAGGGCTGGAATGTCAGCTAAGTGTGGAGGAACTTGCAGTTGAAGTTCAAAAGAGTTTTTTTCATGATCAAGTTTATACAAATCAGATGTAG